In Capricornis sumatraensis isolate serow.1 chromosome 16, serow.2, whole genome shotgun sequence, a genomic segment contains:
- the RELT gene encoding tumor necrosis factor receptor superfamily member 19L, with amino-acid sequence MKLSPPPWPLSCVLVLLPWPLATATSTAPRQCPPGQEPNVEPGRGTLCRSCPPGTFSASWGSRPCQPHSHCSSRGRLEAQGGTATQDALCGDCQPGWFSPAEALGVPCQPCARTPLERGRRARRARRGVEVAAGAGSAGETRQPGNSTRAGSPEETAAQYAVIAIVPIFCLMGLLGILVCNLLKRKGYHCTAQKEVGPGPGGGGSGTSPACRPEDTSEDTIGVLVRLITEKKENAAALEELLKEYHSRQLVQTGHRPLPRLSPGLPSMPHVCPHRQHLHTVQGPASLSGPCCSRCSQKKWPEVLLSPEAAAATTPAPRLLPNPARTPKAGRQGEITILSVGRFRVARIPEQRVSSVGSEVKTITEAGPSGSELPNSPRPGLPSEQRALLGSGGSHTKWPKPPAENKAEENRYVVRLSESNLVI; translated from the exons ATGAAGCTGAGCCCGCCGCCCTGGCCCCTGTCCTGTGTCCTCGTG CTGCTGCCCTGGCCTCTGGCCACTGCTACGTCGACAGCCCCTCGGCAGTGCCCACCCGGGCAGGAGCCCAATGTG GAACCGGGGCGGGGCACATTATGTAGGTCCTGCCCCCCAGGCACCTTTTCGGCTTCCTGGGGCTCTCGGCCGTGCCAGCCCCACTCACACTGCAGCTCTCGAGGGAGGCTCGAGGCCCAGGGGGGCACGGCAACGCAAGACGCACTATGTGGAGACTGCCAGCCTGG GTGGTTTTCCCCCGCAGAGGCCCTGGGTGTCCCCTGCCAGCCGTGCGCCCGGACCCCCCTGG AACGGGGGCGACGGGCCCGACGTGCCCGACGTGGCGTGGAGGTGGCCGCAGGGGCCGGCAGTGCAGGGGAGACGCGGCAGCCTGGGAACAGCACGCGGGCGGGCAGCCCCGAGGAGACGGCTGCCCAGTACGCGGTGATCGCCATCGTTCCCATCTTCTGTCTCATGGGGCTGCTGGGCATCCTGGTGTGTAACCTGCTCAAGCGGAAGGGCTACCATTGCACGGCCCAGAAGGAGGTCGGGCCTGGCCCCGGAGGCGGAGGCAGTG ggaCCAGCCCTGCCTGCCGGCCTGAGGACACCAGTGAGGACACCATCGGGGTCTTGGTGCGCCTGATCACAGAGAAGAAAG AGAATGCCGCGGCGCTGGAGGAGCTGCTGAAGGAGTACCACAGCCGACAGCTGGTGCAGACCGGCCACCGGCCTCTGCCCAG GCTGTCGCCGGGCCTCCCCAGCATGCCGCACGTCTGCCCGCATCGCCAGCACCTCCACACCGTGCAGGGCCCAGCCTCACTCTCGGGCCCCTGCTGCTCCCGTTGTAGCCAGAAGAAGTGGCCCGAGGTGCTGCTGTCCCCTGAGGCCGCAGCTGCCACCACTCCTGCTCCCAGACTCCTGCCCAACCCAGCCAGGACCCCCAAGGCTGGACGCCAGGGCGAGATCACCATCCTGTCTGTGGGCAG GTTCCGTGTGGCCCGAATTCCTGAGCAGCGCGTGAGTTCAGTGGGCTCCGAGGTGAAGACCATCACGGAGGCTGGGCCCTCAGGGAGTGAGCTCCCCAACTCCCCACGACCTGGCCTCCCCAGTGAGCAGCGGGCACTTCTAGGAAGTGGTGGAAGCCACACTAAGTGGCCGAAGCCCCCAGCAGAAAACAAGGCCGAG GAGAACCGCTATGTGGTCCGGCTAAGTGAGAGCAACCTGGTCATCTGA